The sequence below is a genomic window from Fuerstiella sp..
TGTGTGCCATATCGAATCCTCACGTGAATATTATCGGACATCCCACCGGACGTCTCGTAAATCGTCGTGAAAGCGCAGACATGGACATGACTGATGTCCTCAAAGCAGCTGCCGACAACTCAGTCATGATGGAAATCAACGCCCATCCCAAACGTCTGGACCTGAACGACATTCATGCTGCCGCTGCCAGAGACCTGGGGATTCCAATTGTCATCAGCACCGACGCTCACAGTGTCAGTGGATTCGACGTCCTGCAATACGGAGTTGATCAGGCGCGCCGAGCCGGACTCAGCAACGTCGACGTGGCAAATACCAGGTCCTGGGCGGAGTTTCGCAAACTACTGTGAGCAGCCCGCGAACCAAAAGACGTCACCTGACCTGCTACGTCAGAACCTCTTTAACAATTTCACCGTGGACGTTGGTAAGCCGTCGCTGAATACCATTGTGATAATAGGTGAGCTGCTCGTGATCGATTCCCATGAGATGTAAAACTGTGGCGTGGAAGTCATGCCAGGGAATCGGACGTGTTACATTTTTCCAGCCGACCTCATCGGTCTCGCCGAATGCAAATCCGCTTTTCAGACCGGCGCCGGCCATCCAGCAGCTGAATCCGTAACGATTGTGATCCCGGCCAGGGCCAACTTTGTCGGCAGCGGACTGGGAAAATGGAGTACGACCAAATTCCGTGGTAAACAGCACCAGCGTATCCTGCAGCATTCCTCTCTGTTTGAGATCTCGCAGCAGAGCTGCCACGGGCCGGTCGATTCGGCCCGCCTCGATCGTATGGTTCTCCATGACGCTTTCATGGGCATCCCAGCTGGCACGCGGGCTTCCCGCAATCGGGCCTCCGGAAAACAGCTGTACAAACCGGACACCTCGTTCCAGCAAACGACGCCCCAGCAGACAGCGTCGCCCCATATCGGATGTCTGTTTGTCATTCACACCGTAGGCTTCCGCGGTTTCCTGGGTTTCACCGCTCATATCAGCGACCTCGGGAACCGACAGCTGCATCTTCGCGGCCAGTTCATAGCTCCTGAGCCGGGCCGACAGGGCGGCATCTGCATTCGTTTGCGACAACTGATGCCGATTGACCGCATTAACAAATTCTCTTGTCGCCTGGTCCGCAGCAACCGGAACAGGCTGAGCGGGAAACAGATCAGGAACCGGCTGGTCACCAGCTTCAAAGACCACCCCCTGACTGCTTGACGGCAGGAACGCACTACTCCAGGTGGATGTCCCGGTATTGGGCGCCCCTCGTTCGTCGTTAAGAACAACATAGGCGGGCAGTGAATCAGTTTCAGAACCCAGCCCATAAGACAGCCAACTGCCCATCGAGGGAAATCCGTTGGCTTCGAACCCGCTGTTGGCCACAAACAAAGCCGGTGTGTGATTCGCTGACTCCGATTCCATGGATCTCAGAATCGTCAGATCATCAGCCAGTTCAGCAATGTTTGGAAACATGTCAGAGATCATCAGGCCGCTGTCGCCTCGCGGCTCGAACTTCCATTCCTGCTTCTTCAGCAGTCCAACCTGCCCAAAAAAGATGTCAGGCTGTTCATCGGTCTGCAGTGACTTTCCGTGAAATTTTTCCAGTGCCGGTTTGTAGTCAAAAGAGTCGATATGACTCATACCTCCGATCAGGCAGATGTGAATGGCTCTTTTGGCTTTTGCCGGAAACTGCGGCAGACCGCGCCCGAACTCCGCAGCCGACGCCTCCCGGCTCAGCATACTCGTGAACGCTGTGGCTCCCAGACCATTGATTCCCCAGTTGAAGAAATCACGGCGCGCCGGATCTGCGGCAGGAAAACTGGCTGTTGAAAACATCATTCGCTCATTCAATCAGGACAAATTCAGATGTATTAAACAATCCGCGGCACAACGCCGGTAACCCGTGTTCGCTCACAAGTGTCAGCGACAGCTGACGCTCCTGGTCAGTCGGCAAACGAGCCACCGCCAGCTGCCATGCCCGACTGACCTGATCAGACGCAGCGTCACCCACGTCCTTTCGGACACGTTCGGCAAACAAGGCAGACATATGTAAGACAAACGAATTATTCAGGAGACTAAGCGCCTGCAGCGGAGTTGTCGTGACTGCCCTGCGAGGGGCTGTACTGGCTGAATCCGGGCAGTCAAAAGTATCCAGCAGTGCGCTACGTCCTCCCCGAGGATTGAAACGATAGACTGTACGACGAAAAGTGTCCTCACTGTCGGTAAAAACCGGAGTATAGTAGGTCGTCCCGTTGTTGCTCACGATCGACACGTCAACAAAACCGGGACCGCCTGCCTGAGTGTTAAGTGTGCCGGATACCGCCAGCATCGCATCGCGTACACATTCAGCCTCCAGCCGGCGAGGTGTCATCCGCCACAACAGCCGATTTCCGGCATCAACGTCCGCACCGTTCCCCGAATCAGACTCCGGTGAAAACGCCGCCTGACGATAAGTTCCTGATGTAACCAGAAGTCGGTGAAAATCCTTCATAC
It includes:
- a CDS encoding DUF1501 domain-containing protein, yielding MMFSTASFPAADPARRDFFNWGINGLGATAFTSMLSREASAAEFGRGLPQFPAKAKRAIHICLIGGMSHIDSFDYKPALEKFHGKSLQTDEQPDIFFGQVGLLKKQEWKFEPRGDSGLMISDMFPNIAELADDLTILRSMESESANHTPALFVANSGFEANGFPSMGSWLSYGLGSETDSLPAYVVLNDERGAPNTGTSTWSSAFLPSSSQGVVFEAGDQPVPDLFPAQPVPVAADQATREFVNAVNRHQLSQTNADAALSARLRSYELAAKMQLSVPEVADMSGETQETAEAYGVNDKQTSDMGRRCLLGRRLLERGVRFVQLFSGGPIAGSPRASWDAHESVMENHTIEAGRIDRPVAALLRDLKQRGMLQDTLVLFTTEFGRTPFSQSAADKVGPGRDHNRYGFSCWMAGAGLKSGFAFGETDEVGWKNVTRPIPWHDFHATVLHLMGIDHEQLTYYHNGIQRRLTNVHGEIVKEVLT